A genomic segment from Modestobacter roseus encodes:
- a CDS encoding LON peptidase substrate-binding domain-containing protein: protein MGESVPGRAVIPLFPLGTPLFPGVVLPLQIFEPRYRRLIAELGALPEGPERRFGVVAIRQGWEVEQVAPAEALFDVGCTAVLRLISPRPDGGYRVVAVGGERFRLLDVLLPDPDSGEPPYLRAEVEWLVEEEAAEEAAGDSEAAGEGHPPALTGPGPGKDAADGPGDDVVTDVVRGSLELLAGNVRELFARYVADVAVRQSGGVGALPEDVLAALTGDGEDGEDGAEADPTASALREVSDDARGLSWLVASAALLTTEDRQALLAESATRRRLTLESRLLRRELTLLRTLGAVPVPLAQFAGPLTPN, encoded by the coding sequence GTGGGCGAGAGCGTGCCGGGCCGTGCGGTGATCCCGCTGTTCCCGTTGGGGACCCCGTTGTTCCCCGGTGTGGTGCTGCCACTGCAGATCTTCGAGCCGCGGTACCGCCGGCTGATCGCGGAGCTGGGGGCGCTGCCCGAGGGGCCCGAGCGCCGGTTCGGGGTGGTCGCCATCCGGCAGGGCTGGGAGGTCGAGCAGGTGGCGCCGGCCGAGGCGCTGTTCGACGTCGGCTGCACGGCGGTGCTCCGGCTCATCTCCCCCCGGCCCGACGGCGGCTACCGGGTGGTCGCCGTGGGCGGCGAGCGCTTCCGGCTGCTCGACGTGCTGCTCCCCGACCCGGACAGCGGCGAGCCGCCCTACCTGCGCGCCGAGGTCGAGTGGCTGGTCGAGGAGGAGGCCGCCGAGGAGGCGGCCGGCGACTCCGAGGCCGCCGGCGAGGGACACCCGCCGGCCCTGACCGGCCCTGGGCCGGGCAAGGACGCCGCGGACGGCCCCGGTGACGACGTCGTCACCGACGTGGTGCGTGGCTCGCTGGAGCTGCTGGCCGGCAACGTCCGGGAGCTGTTCGCCCGCTACGTCGCCGACGTCGCGGTGCGGCAGAGCGGCGGCGTCGGCGCGCTGCCGGAGGACGTGCTCGCCGCGCTGACCGGCGACGGGGAGGACGGGGAGGACGGCGCGGAGGCCGACCCGACCGCGTCGGCGCTGCGCGAGGTCAGCGACGACGCGCGCGGGCTGTCCTGGCTGGTCGCCTCCGCAGCGCTGCTGACCACCGAGGACCGGCAGGCGCTGCTCGCGGAGTCAGCGACCCGGCGCCGGCTGACCCTGGAGTCCCGGTTGCTCCGCCGCGAGCTGACCCTGCTGCGCACGCTGGGCGCGGTGCCCGTGCCGCTGGCCCAGTTCGCCGGTCCGCTGACCCCCAACTGA
- the hisD gene encoding histidinol dehydrogenase: protein MLARIDLRGSALPGPRELAHLLPRAATDIDSVLAVVRPICEDVRLRGAQAVREITARLDGVDAADFAVPQAALDEALATIDPTLRAALEESIARVRRVHADQRRTDVTTQVVRGGTVTERWVPVRRVGLYVPGGLAPLLSSVVMNVVPAQIAGVESIAVATPPQRDNGGLPDPGVLAACALLGVTEVYAVGGAQAIAVFGYGAGGCAPVDMVTGPGNVYTTAAKRLLRGLIGIDSEAGPTEVAVLADDTADPVHVAADLISQAEHDPLAGAVLVTTSEQLADAVVDLLPGQVAATKHSDRITTALGGSQSGVVLVDDLDAGLAVVDAYAAEHLEIQTRDARAVAMRVRNAGAVFVGPWAPVSLGDYAAGSNHVLPTGGCARHSSGLSVQTFLRGVHLVEYDEQALAEVAGHIDALANAEDLPAHAAAVRARGR, encoded by the coding sequence GTGCTCGCCCGCATCGACCTGCGTGGGTCCGCTCTGCCGGGTCCGCGCGAGCTCGCGCACCTGCTGCCGCGCGCCGCCACCGACATCGACTCGGTCCTGGCGGTCGTGCGCCCGATCTGCGAGGACGTCCGGCTGCGCGGCGCCCAGGCGGTCCGGGAGATCACCGCCCGGCTCGACGGCGTCGACGCGGCCGACTTCGCCGTCCCGCAGGCGGCCCTCGACGAGGCGCTGGCCACGATCGACCCCACGCTCCGCGCCGCGCTGGAGGAGTCGATCGCCCGGGTCCGCCGGGTGCACGCCGACCAGCGACGCACCGACGTCACCACCCAGGTCGTCCGCGGGGGCACGGTCACCGAACGCTGGGTGCCGGTCCGCCGGGTGGGGCTGTACGTCCCCGGCGGGCTCGCCCCGCTGCTGAGCTCGGTGGTGATGAACGTCGTCCCCGCGCAGATCGCCGGGGTCGAGTCGATCGCCGTGGCCACCCCGCCGCAGCGCGACAACGGCGGCCTGCCCGACCCGGGGGTGCTCGCCGCCTGCGCGCTGCTGGGCGTCACCGAGGTCTACGCCGTCGGCGGGGCGCAGGCGATCGCCGTGTTCGGCTACGGCGCGGGCGGCTGCGCGCCGGTCGACATGGTCACCGGGCCCGGGAACGTCTACACGACGGCGGCCAAGCGGCTGCTGCGTGGGCTGATCGGCATCGACTCCGAGGCCGGCCCGACCGAGGTCGCCGTGCTGGCCGACGACACCGCCGACCCGGTGCACGTCGCCGCCGACCTGATCAGCCAGGCCGAGCACGACCCGCTGGCCGGTGCGGTGCTGGTCACCACGAGCGAGCAGCTCGCCGACGCGGTCGTCGACCTGCTGCCCGGGCAGGTGGCGGCCACCAAGCACAGCGACCGGATCACCACCGCCCTGGGCGGGAGCCAGTCCGGCGTCGTCCTGGTCGACGACCTCGACGCCGGGCTCGCCGTGGTCGACGCCTACGCCGCCGAGCACCTGGAGATCCAGACCCGGGACGCCCGCGCCGTCGCGATGCGGGTCCGCAACGCGGGCGCGGTCTTCGTCGGCCCGTGGGCGCCGGTGTCGCTGGGCGACTACGCCGCCGGCTCGAACCACGTGCTGCCCACCGGCGGCTGCGCGCGGCACTCCAGCGGGCTCAGCGTGCAGACCTTCCTGCGCGGCGTGCACCTGGTCGAGTACGACGAGCAGGCGCTGGCCGAGGTGGCCGGGCACATCGACGCCCTGGCGAACGCCGAGGACCTGCCGGCGCACGCGGCCGCCGTCCGGGCGCGCGGCCGATGA
- a CDS encoding DUF2567 domain-containing protein, which yields MSASTPPSSWAPPAGSGAWLPARRSGVPGLRDSRADLPAALIAAGVLTLAGLLVGGAWLWLAPRADFRVTETDVVPVGAAPSNELFVADDGVLVLLLAGLGLVAGVAGWLWRRRRGAMLLAGLSTGALAAGVVAWQLGEWLAPGPTEEELGRVGATVTTGLDLGATAALAVGPFVAVLAYLVATALTARDDLGRDEPVAQLPPEGRLPLPPVPPPRPRS from the coding sequence GTGAGCGCTTCCACCCCGCCGTCGTCGTGGGCACCACCGGCCGGATCGGGCGCCTGGCTCCCGGCCCGCCGGTCCGGGGTGCCCGGCCTCCGGGACAGCCGAGCCGACCTGCCCGCCGCGCTCATCGCGGCCGGCGTGCTGACGCTCGCTGGGCTGCTCGTCGGCGGCGCGTGGCTGTGGCTCGCCCCGCGGGCGGACTTCCGGGTCACCGAGACCGACGTGGTGCCGGTCGGCGCGGCGCCGTCCAACGAGCTGTTCGTGGCCGACGACGGCGTCCTCGTGCTGCTGCTCGCCGGCCTCGGGCTGGTCGCCGGGGTCGCCGGCTGGCTGTGGCGGCGCCGGCGTGGCGCGATGCTCCTCGCCGGCTTGTCCACCGGCGCCCTGGCCGCCGGCGTCGTCGCCTGGCAGCTGGGGGAGTGGCTGGCCCCCGGGCCGACCGAGGAGGAGCTGGGCCGGGTGGGCGCGACGGTGACCACCGGCCTGGACCTGGGCGCAACGGCGGCGCTGGCCGTCGGGCCGTTCGTCGCCGTGCTCGCCTACCTGGTCGCCACCGCGCTCACCGCGCGCGACGACCTGGGCCGCGACGAACCGGTGGCGCAGCTCCCGCCGGAGGGCCGGCTGCCGCTGCCCCCGGTCCCGCCGCCGCGCCCGCGGAGCTGA
- the dnaE gene encoding DNA polymerase III subunit alpha, with protein sequence MSSTPSSGNFVHLHVHTEYSMLDGAAKLGEVTTAAAEEGMPALAMTDHGNVFGAYDFYKQAKSAGVKPIIGMEGYYTPGSRFDRAPFDFGDKLIDEEGDGGSNRGKAAYTHMTLLARTTEGMHNLFRISSLASLEGQYRKPRFDRDLLEKYGTGLIATTGCPSGEVNMWLRAGKVDRARQAAADFQDIFGRENFYAEVMDHGLSIEKKTKPALLEIAKDLGIPLLGTNDLHYTRREDSQAHDALLCIQTGSRLNEPNRFKFNGDGYYLKSAAEMRALFKDMPEACDNTLLVAEQCEVSFTEGADLMPRFPLPEGEDETSWFVKEVEAGLHKRYPGGIPDHVRKQADYEVGIITQMGFPGYFLVVADFINWAKDNGIRVGPGRGSAAGSMAAYAMGITDLDPLQHGLIFERFLNPERVSMPDVDIDFDDRRRGEVIQYVSQKYGEERVSQIVTYGTIKAKAAIKDAARVLDRPYSVGDELTKLMPPGVMGKDIPLSGIFDPKHDRYKEAGEFRARYESDPGAAEVVDQARKLEGLKRQWGVHAAGVIIGRYPLIDSIPIMRREADGAIITQFDYPTCETLGLLKMDFLGLRNLTVIDDALRNIVINGKEPVDLDEISKDLTDPATYALLSRGDTLGVFQFDGGPMRSLLRLMRPDNFEDISAVGALYRPGPMGANSHTNYALRKNGQQEITPIHPELAEPLAEILGQTYGLIVYQEQVMAIAQKVAGYSLGKADLLRRAMGKKKKSVLDAEYVGFEAGMKANGFSAAAVKTLWDILVPFADYAFNKAHSAAYGLVSYWTAYLKANYPAEYMAGLLTSVGDDKDRRPVYLAECRRMGIKVLPPDVNESSWDFTAVGNDIRFGLASVRNVGTNVVESIVRAREEKGAFKDFADFMRKIDTVACNKKVIESLAKAGGFDSLGHSRQGIAAIHAQAVDSAMSLKRKEAEGQFDLFGSFGEGDGDVADPLSAALDIPIPTADWSKAERLVFERDMLGLYVSDHPLHGVEHVLTSHADTPIAEIVGGGVEDGANVTIAGILTAVGPRTNKQGAPWAIATLEDLESGIEVLFFPKTWQQVSDKVVRDQIVVVKGRISRRDDTPSLFGSEVSIPELTEGPRGPVLVSMPAARCTPPVVERLREVLGSHPGTTEVQLKLLNGGRETVLRLDQGLRVRPSTALMGDIKALLGPTSVAIL encoded by the coding sequence TACTACACGCCCGGCTCCCGGTTCGACCGTGCTCCCTTCGACTTCGGCGACAAGCTGATCGACGAGGAGGGCGACGGCGGGTCCAACCGCGGCAAGGCCGCGTACACGCACATGACGCTGCTCGCCCGCACGACCGAGGGCATGCACAACCTGTTCCGGATCTCCTCGCTGGCCAGCCTGGAGGGTCAGTACCGCAAGCCGCGCTTCGACCGCGACCTGCTGGAGAAGTACGGCACGGGCCTGATCGCCACCACCGGCTGCCCCTCCGGTGAGGTCAACATGTGGCTGCGCGCCGGCAAGGTCGACCGCGCCCGGCAGGCCGCGGCCGACTTCCAGGACATCTTCGGGCGGGAGAACTTCTACGCCGAGGTGATGGACCACGGGCTGTCCATCGAGAAGAAGACCAAGCCCGCGCTGCTGGAGATCGCCAAGGACCTCGGCATCCCGCTGCTGGGCACCAACGACCTGCACTACACCCGCCGCGAGGACTCCCAGGCGCACGACGCCCTGCTGTGCATCCAGACCGGGTCGCGGCTCAACGAGCCCAACCGCTTCAAGTTCAACGGCGACGGCTACTACCTGAAGTCCGCAGCCGAGATGCGCGCGCTCTTCAAGGACATGCCCGAGGCGTGTGACAACACGCTGCTGGTCGCCGAGCAGTGCGAGGTCAGCTTCACCGAGGGTGCCGACCTCATGCCCCGCTTCCCGCTGCCGGAGGGGGAGGACGAGACCTCCTGGTTCGTCAAGGAGGTCGAGGCCGGGCTGCACAAGCGCTACCCCGGTGGCATCCCCGACCACGTGCGCAAGCAGGCCGACTACGAGGTCGGGATCATCACCCAGATGGGCTTCCCGGGGTACTTCCTCGTGGTCGCCGACTTCATCAACTGGGCCAAGGACAACGGCATCCGGGTCGGCCCCGGCCGTGGCTCGGCCGCCGGCTCCATGGCCGCCTACGCGATGGGCATCACCGACCTCGACCCGCTGCAGCACGGGCTGATCTTCGAGCGGTTCCTCAACCCCGAGCGCGTCTCGATGCCCGACGTCGACATCGACTTCGACGACCGCCGCCGCGGCGAGGTCATCCAGTACGTCTCGCAGAAGTACGGCGAGGAGCGGGTCAGCCAGATCGTCACCTACGGCACCATCAAGGCCAAGGCCGCGATCAAGGACGCCGCCCGCGTGCTCGACCGGCCCTACTCGGTGGGCGACGAGCTGACCAAGCTGATGCCGCCGGGCGTCATGGGCAAGGACATCCCGCTGTCGGGGATCTTCGACCCCAAGCACGACCGGTACAAGGAGGCCGGGGAGTTCCGGGCCCGCTACGAGTCCGACCCGGGCGCGGCCGAGGTCGTCGACCAGGCACGCAAGCTCGAGGGCCTGAAGCGGCAGTGGGGCGTGCACGCGGCCGGGGTGATCATCGGCCGCTACCCGCTGATCGACAGCATCCCGATCATGCGCCGGGAGGCCGACGGCGCGATCATCACGCAGTTCGACTACCCGACCTGCGAGACGCTCGGCCTGCTCAAGATGGACTTCCTGGGCCTGCGCAACCTCACCGTCATCGACGACGCGCTGCGCAACATCGTGATCAACGGCAAGGAACCGGTCGACCTCGACGAGATCAGCAAGGACCTCACCGACCCGGCGACCTACGCCCTGCTGTCCCGCGGCGACACCCTCGGCGTCTTCCAGTTCGACGGCGGCCCGATGCGCTCGCTGCTGCGGCTCATGCGCCCGGACAACTTCGAGGACATCTCCGCCGTCGGTGCGCTCTACCGGCCCGGCCCGATGGGTGCGAACTCGCACACCAACTACGCGCTGCGCAAGAACGGCCAGCAGGAGATCACCCCGATCCACCCGGAGCTGGCCGAGCCGCTCGCGGAGATCCTGGGGCAGACCTACGGCCTGATCGTGTACCAGGAGCAGGTCATGGCGATCGCGCAGAAGGTCGCCGGGTACTCCCTCGGCAAGGCCGACCTGCTGCGCCGCGCGATGGGCAAGAAGAAGAAGTCCGTGCTGGACGCCGAGTACGTCGGCTTCGAGGCCGGGATGAAGGCCAACGGCTTCTCCGCCGCCGCGGTCAAGACGCTCTGGGACATCCTGGTCCCGTTCGCCGACTACGCCTTCAACAAGGCGCACTCGGCCGCCTACGGGCTGGTCTCCTACTGGACCGCCTACCTCAAGGCCAACTACCCGGCCGAGTACATGGCCGGCCTGCTGACCAGCGTCGGCGACGACAAGGACCGCCGCCCGGTCTACCTGGCCGAGTGCCGCCGGATGGGCATCAAGGTGCTCCCGCCGGACGTCAACGAGTCCTCGTGGGACTTCACCGCCGTCGGCAACGACATCCGGTTCGGGCTGGCCTCGGTGCGCAACGTGGGCACCAACGTGGTCGAGTCGATCGTCCGAGCGCGCGAGGAGAAGGGCGCGTTCAAGGACTTCGCCGACTTCATGCGCAAGATCGACACCGTCGCCTGCAACAAGAAGGTGATCGAGTCCCTGGCCAAGGCCGGCGGGTTCGACTCCCTGGGCCACTCCCGCCAGGGCATCGCCGCGATCCACGCCCAGGCCGTCGACTCCGCGATGAGCCTCAAGCGCAAGGAGGCCGAGGGGCAGTTCGACCTGTTCGGCAGCTTCGGCGAGGGGGACGGCGACGTCGCCGACCCGCTGAGCGCCGCGCTGGACATCCCGATCCCCACCGCCGACTGGTCGAAGGCCGAGCGGCTGGTGTTCGAGCGGGACATGCTCGGCCTCTACGTCTCCGACCACCCGCTGCACGGGGTGGAGCACGTGCTCACCTCGCACGCCGACACCCCCATCGCCGAGATCGTCGGCGGCGGGGTGGAGGACGGCGCGAACGTCACCATCGCCGGCATCCTCACCGCGGTCGGGCCCCGGACGAACAAGCAGGGCGCGCCGTGGGCCATCGCGACGCTGGAGGACCTCGAGTCCGGCATCGAGGTGCTGTTCTTCCCGAAGACCTGGCAGCAGGTGTCGGACAAGGTGGTCCGCGACCAGATCGTGGTGGTGAAGGGGCGGATCAGCCGCCGCGACGACACCCCGTCGCTGTTCGGCTCCGAGGTCAGCATCCCCGAGCTCACCGAGGGTCCGCGCGGTCCGGTGCTGGTCTCCATGCCGGCCGCCCGGTGCACCCCGCCGGTGGTCGAGCGGCTGCGCGAGGTGCTGGGCAGCCACCCCGGCACCACCGAGGTGCAGCTGAAGCTGCTCAACGGTGGCCGGGAGACGGTGCTGCGCCTGGACCAGGGGCTGCGGGTGCGTCCCAGCACCGCGCTGATGGGCGACATCAAGGCGTTGCTGGGCCCGACCAGCGTCGCGATCCTCTGA